From Apium graveolens cultivar Ventura chromosome 9, ASM990537v1, whole genome shotgun sequence, the proteins below share one genomic window:
- the LOC141686549 gene encoding putative FBD-associated F-box protein At5g56430, producing the protein MLELCCPILRNKENVDHVIPPKYKYIRNLIPVVLDIHTVKYSCWSRFFRDAALSKNLLHHIDPTIPAPSPDIDFRSDVHTTLWCEQDAVVLTWIYATISPYLLYRLHNENRESNTTSAMEAWARVRDMSKQHDVTMQRKKRKFIHIDLNEEYRGPGDDNDDRVDLISNLPDHLLVYILSLNSDLKTAGRTSILSKRWTHLWTGLMDLDFNDIEATASIEYGRFAQPEMDKFVDWVNQVIAANRAPYLGSHLGLNFSPSSSRIHFSKIFSNNPASILNTTLESLHLKGVRIERPFLQWVITNCSNLQSLSVRVCVTWPNDAAYPKHRQKLVITSPKLKQLEFSHSLRSLNVNALHLSTPNLTSFIYNGYKIDVEYHSVPSLVDVTLGGSNFHLLKALSGVFCQLEKLSIVWGKHMGRKQLELEEYAEWNIIAASKAELKMENLKTVEYLGYDGCSFADSLALCFTRLAPMLRRFVLDTRQPRSIGNPSGVYSDNWDHIKIASTRLLAERIRRSRGHVRVVIL; encoded by the exons ATGTTAGAACTATGCTGTCCAATACTGCGTAATAAAGAGAATGTTGATCATGTGATACCTCCTAAATACAAGTACATCAGAAACTTGATACCTGTTGTTCTTGATATTCACACTGTCAAATATTCTTGCTGGTCTCGTTTTTTTCGAGACGCTGCTTTGTCTAAAAATCTGCTCCATCACATTGATCCAACTATTCCTGCTCCATCACCCGATATCGATTTTAGGAGTGATGTACACACCACTCTTTGGTGTGAACAAGATGCTGTCGTTCTTACGTGGATTTATGCCACCATCAGTCCTTATTTGCTTTACCGATTACACAATGAAAATCGTGAATCGAATACTACTAGTGCTATGGAGGCTTGGGCACGTGTCCGAGATATGAGTAAACAACATGATGTTACCATGCAGCGGAAGAAGAGGAAGTTCATTCACATTGATCTCAATGAAGAGTATCGGGGTCCTGGTGATGATAATGATGATCGCGTTGATTTGATAAGCAATCTACCTGATCATTTGCTAGTGTACATTTTATCTTTAAACAGTGATTTGAAAACAGCTGGAAGAACTAGCATTCTTTCGAAGAGGTGGACACATCTTTGGACTGGCCTTATGGATCTTGATTTTAACGATATTGAAGCTACTGCAAGTATAGAATATGGTAGGTTTGCCCAACCGGAAATGGATAAATTTGTTGACTGGGTTAATCAGGTTATAGCTGCAAATCGAGCTCCATATCTAG GTTCGCATTTGGGGCTCAACTTTTCACCTTCTTCTTCAAGGATTCATTTTTCAAAaatcttttctaacaatcccGCCTCAATTTTGAATACCACACTTGAATCTCTGCACTTGAAAGGAGTGAGGATAGAAAGACCTTTTCTTCAATGGGTGATAACGAATTGTTCTAATCTTCAGAGTCTGTCAGTTCGCGTCTGTGTGACCTGGCCTAATGATGCTGCCTATCCCAAACATCGCCAAAAACTTGTGATCACGTCCCCTAAACTTAAACAATTGGAGTTTTCTCATAGCTTGAGGTCACTCAATGTTAATGCACTCCACTTATCTACTCCAAATCTTACTTCATTCATATATAACGGGTATAAAATTGACGTGGAGTATCATAGTGTACCATCACTTGTGGATGTTACTCTCGGAGGGTCAAATTTTCATCTCTTAAAGGCCTTGTCAGGGGTTTTTTGTCAGCTTGAAAAACTGTCAATTGTGTGGGGCAAG CATATGGGTCGAAAACAGCTAGAACTAGAAGAATATGCTGAATGGAACATTATAGCAGCAAGCAAGGCTGAATTAAAAATGGAGAACCTCAAGACTGTAGAGTATCTTGGATATGATGGATGTTCATTTGCTGACTCGCTTGCACTTTGTTTCACTCGCCTTGCTCCCATGCTTCGCAGATTTGTTTTAGATACTCGTCAACCCCGGTCTATAGGAAATCCAAGTGGAGTGTATTCTGATAACTGGGATCACATAAAGATTGCGAGTACAAGGCTGCTTGCAGAACGTATTCGTAGAAGTCGAGGTCATGTTCGTGTGGTGATTCTGTAA
- the LOC141686871 gene encoding vesicle-associated protein 2-1-like: MSGSIKNQLLSVHPDELRFQFELEKQICSELKVANTTDQHVAFKVKTTSPKRYFVRPNTGVIQPWDSCVIRVTLQAQRDYPPDMQCKDKFLLQSTKVAPQTDIDELPQDTFNKDSGRIVEDSKLKVVYIFPQSGSRNAEDGRKQSSDTSNMQGSADDNKVLKRLRDERDAAVRQTQQLQRDLDTLKRRRSKRNGSGFSFKFALFVALIGITVGLLLNLSLSSPPIPDSIPSAPPTDSIPSTRTDPIPSTPPTDSIPDPIPSPPPTDPMATTLPTNHIASTPPTDSVPSMPRGE, translated from the exons TTGAGCTGGAGAAGCAAATATGCAGTGAACTCAAAGTTGCAAACACAACAGACCAACATGTGGCCTTCAAG GTCAAGACAACTTCTCCGAAAAGATACTTTGTGCGACCCAACACTGGTGTTATACAGCCCTGGGACTCGTGTGTCATACGAG TAACCCTGCAAGCTCAACGAGATTACCCTCCAGATATGCAATGCAAAGATAAGTTTCTTCTGCAAAGCACTAAGGTGGCACCGCAAACTGATATTGATGAGCTTCCGCAAGATACA TTTAATAAAGATAGCGGGAGAATTGTAGAAGATTCCAAGCTTAAGGTTGTGTACATCTTTCCTCAATCAGGCTCGAGAAATGCAGAAGATGGTCGCAAACAAAGTTCTGATACTAGCAAT ATGCAAGGCTCTGCAGATGAT AATAAGGTTTTGAAGCGCCTCAGAGATGAAAGGGATGCAGCTGTCCGGCAAACACAACAGCTACAACGGGATTTG GACACGTTGAAGAGGAGGAGAAGTAAAAGAAATGGTTCAGGTTTTTCTTTCAAATTTGCACTTTTCGTGGCACTGATTGGAATCACGGTTGGCCTTCTATTGAACTTGTCATTGTCCTCGCCACCTATTCCAGATTCAATACCCTCCGCGCCTCCTACAGATTCCATACCCTCCACTAGAACTGATCCAATACCCTCCACGCCTCCTACAGATTCGATACCAGATCCAATACCTTCTCCACCTCCTACAGATCCTATGGCTACGACGCTTCCTACTAATCATATTGCCTCGACACCTCCTACTGATTCAGTACCCTCTATGCCTCGCGGAGAATAG